The Oxobacter pfennigii genome has a segment encoding these proteins:
- a CDS encoding sensor histidine kinase, which yields MKIGTDRMAKLINDLLSLARMENANVQVIKSPFNISEVIGEVILSMEALAKERGLSFSQSIEPGIIINSEMEIVKKIFMILFDNAIKYSDANGKISVSLRRDKHRVLCSVQNRGKTIAEEDLPKIFDRFYRADPSRTAENGGYGLGLAIAKASIERLGGNIYVENTPRGLTTFTFILGDS from the coding sequence AACGATCTTCTTTCACTGGCCAGAATGGAAAATGCGAATGTCCAGGTGATAAAGTCACCTTTTAATATAAGCGAGGTTATCGGCGAGGTTATATTATCAATGGAAGCATTGGCAAAGGAAAGGGGATTGTCATTTTCACAGTCCATAGAGCCTGGCATTATAATCAATAGCGAAATGGAAATTGTGAAAAAGATATTTATGATTTTATTTGATAACGCTATTAAATATTCGGATGCGAACGGCAAAATTAGCGTGTCATTAAGAAGAGATAAACACCGCGTTCTGTGCTCTGTCCAAAATAGAGGTAAGACTATCGCGGAAGAAGATTTGCCGAAAATATTTGACAGGTTTTACAGAGCTGATCCATCACGTACAGCAGAAAACGGCGGTTATGGTCTCGGTTTGGCAATTGCCAAAGCGTCGATAGAGCGGCTGGGTGGCAACATATATGTTGAGAATACACCAAGGGGCTTAACAACTTTTACATTTATACTTGGAGATTCCTAG